One Anolis carolinensis isolate JA03-04 chromosome 5, rAnoCar3.1.pri, whole genome shotgun sequence DNA segment encodes these proteins:
- the alpk1 gene encoding alpha-protein kinase 1 isoform X1, whose product MGARIMNNQNTVASLLQECKQVLDQLPPELDQSNQDKNEDQQNRALLPDDLWTLIEEAKEMKWPFVPERWQYKQAVGIEDKTNLQDMINARLHDLLIYLKTSIAARDYVTAAAIVFLIDRFLYWVDGSSQLLQIAKKLHKLQPTTPIAPQLVIRQARVSVNSGKLLKAEYILSSLINNNGATGVWKYAKESDRILVQAVCIQIRGQILQKLGMWYEAAELIWASILGYFTLPQPDKKGIATSLGILADIFVSMSENDYDRFKNNYQFDLQNLLKEFDHRLLSAAEACKLAAVFSQFTPLFVLTAMNIRGTCLLSYSCSSVCPSEEQMLYLSEAKESFEIGILSKKNEEPITSKQELHSFVKAAFCLTKVHQQLYGESEKLTWINQLCQDALEKVYIYSHSRHTGQQDKEQLAKDIMGIIMSVKEQLNVQSFHNSDAKSYIPDSYKMCIDKQIVSHDLNFENVLKIHSQHHEAVCEVFESACKSRKMRSEECKTGACITTLKTETRNVDTVCITEEKSYHGGVKIPFPQKARKNHESTKGQKRNKLIRNAAVDYSLDEETECEYEGRSQNSADGISDGSQNRSEISSSLRSWSKFSRSSSSSFSWEEIGCKASELPQDNIQNEKISMEKERACSPKLNEDALSNGVTETGPNFKHLEEKIDAAKEPHSDISSTNLIRNTESLSLVTRLSSEQDPFRISISRTRDSTKNSGGTSYHNQCSAGSEHGEDPECDEPIARHLWPLVDPEGETVDTADDTQMHLHQPNDKMTSTSINNDVSEYDNFVLNWINKSTPTRPKPGSSEMPDVDPQAETATEWEYVSDSARKSLDNLAGIDVIREQQNYKPGTTSVPSGRDNKPLANQSSYCAATEEGDDEKQKDILSISHSSGSSMKSWYKAPHFSSSFSELGSPYFLNSSVSSFLFMEMTKEQILQTRILSDDDYAKLLSGVDHTWLVERMKNTGLFKPNVRRKCHSALLLKYSKKSGQWTAQETAVYIGDYLSVTKKGRQRDAFWIHFLHQEETLGRYIGKEYKDEKELVHHFSDVERQMTAQYYVTEFNKRLYEQKIPTQIFYIPSVVLLLLEGKSIKGCVSVEPYMLGEFVKLSNNTKIVKLEYKATEYGLAYGHFCYEFSQGTDVVVDLQGWVTGNGKGLIYLTDPQIHSVSQKDASCLTNFGKKGIYYFFNNQHTECNDICRLLSLTRPSVEKPN is encoded by the exons atttatttGAAAACTTCTATTGCTGCCAGGGATTATGTGACAGCAGCTGCTATTGTGTTCCTGATTGATCGGTTCTTATATTGGGTTGACGGCTCCAGCCAACTTCTTCAGATTGCCAAAAAGCTGCACAAACTTCAACCTACTACGCCAATTGCCCCTCAGTTGGTGATACGCCAAGCTCGTGTCTCGGTAAATTCAG GTAAACTGTTAAAGGCCGAATATATCCTTAGCAGTCTTATTAACAACAATGGAGCCACAG gtGTGTGGAAATATGCTAAAGAAAGTGATCGGATCCTTGTACAAGCAGTTTGCATACAGATCAGAGGACAGATTCTACAGAAATTAG GAATGTGGTACGAAGCAGCTGAGCTAATCTGGGCCTCAATTTTGGGTTACTTTACACTTCCCCAGCCAGACAAAAAG GGGATTGCTACATCATTGGGGATTTTGGCTGACATCTTTGTCTCCATGAGTGAAAATGATTATGACCGTTTCAAAAATAATTATCAGTTTGATCTG caaaacctcctTAAAGAGTTTGACCATCGTTTACTTTCAGCTGCTGAAGCTTGCAAGCTGGCAGCAGTCTTCAGCCAGTTTACCCCTCTGTTTGTGCTCACAGCAATG AATATTCGTGGAACGTGTCTGCTGTCTTATAGCTGCTCAAGCGTCTGTCCTTCAGAAGagcaaatgttgtatttgtctgAAGCAAAAGAGTCATTTGAAATTGGTATTCTCAGTAAGAAGAATGAAGAACCCATCACCAGCAAACAGGAACTCCACAGTTTTGTTAAGGCTGCTTTCTGCCTTACAAAAGTGCACCAGCAACTTTATGGGGAGAGTGAGAAACTTACTTGGATTAACCAGTTGTGTCAGGATGCCTTGGAGAAAGTATATATTTATAGTCATTCAAGACACACTGGGCAGCAAGACAAAGAACAGCTGGCCAAGGATATCATGGGCATAATCATGTCTGTTAAGGAGCAACTGAATGTGCAGAGTTTCCATAATTCTGATGCCAAGTCTTACATTCCAGATAGCTACAAAATGTGCATTGACAAGCAGATTGTCAGTCATGACTTGAATTTTGAGAATGTCCTCAAAATACACTCCCAGCATCATGAAGCAGTCTGTGAGGTTTTTGAAAGTGCTTGCAAGAGCCGAAAGATGAGATCAGAAGAATGCAAAACGGGAGCCTGTATAACCACTTTGAAAACTGAAACCAGAAATGTAGACACAGTGTGTATTACTGAAGAAAAGTCATATCATGGAGGTGTGAAGATTCCATTTCCACAAAAGGCAAGGAAAAATCATGAGAGTACTAAGGGCCAAAAACGAAATAAATTAATCCGTAATGCTGCAGTAGATTATTCCCTTGATGAAGAAACAGAGTGTGAATATGAAGGTAGGAGTCAAAACAGTGCTGATGGCATTTCGGATGGTTCTCAAAACAGGAGTGAAATTTCCAGTTCACTGAGGTCATGGAGCAAGTTTTCCAGGTCAAGCTCCTCTTCCTTTAGTTGGGAAGAAATTGGTTGCAAGGCAAGTGAACTGCCCCAAGATAATATACAGAATGAAAAGATCAGTATGGAGAAGGAGCGAGCTTGCTCTCCAAAATTGAATGAAGATGCCTTGAGTAATGGAGTTACAGAAACAGGCCCAAATTtcaaacatttggaagaaaaaatagaTGCTGCCAAAGAGCCACACAGTGATATCAGTAGTACCAACTTGATACGTAACACTGAGTCTTTGAGTCTTGTTACAAGGCTCAGTTCTGAACAAGATCCATTTCGAATTAGCATTTCCAGGACCAGGGACAGCACCAAGAACTCTGGTGGAACATCTTACCATAATCAATGCAGTGCTGGGAGTGAACATGGAGAAGATCCTGAATGTGATGAACCAATTGCTAGACATCTTTGGCCACTGGTTGATCCAGAAGGAGAAACAGTGGACACAGCTGATGATACCCAAATGCATTTACATCAACCTAATGATAAGATGACATCTACTTCCATAAACAACGATGTGTCTGAATATGACAATTTTGTCCTAAATTGGATTAACAAATCAACCCCTACCAGACCTAAACCTGGCTCATCTGAAATGCCTGATGTTGATCCCCAAGCAGAAACAGCAACAGAGTGGGAATATGTTTCTGATAGTGCCAGAAAGTCACTAGATAACCTTGCTGGCATAGATGTAATAAGAGAACAACAAAATTACAAACCTGGGACCACAAGTGTTCCTTCAGGGAGGGATAACAAACCATTAGCAAATCAATCTAGCTATTGTGCTGCAACCGAAGAAGGTGATGATGAAAAGCAAAAGGACATTTTGAGCATCAGTCACAGTTCAGGCTCCTCTATGAAATCATGGTACAAAGCTCCCCATTTTTCCAGCAGTTTTTCAGAACTGGGGAGTCCTTATTTTTTGAACTCTAGTGTAAGCTCTTTTCTTTTTATGGAAATGACAAAAGAACAAATCCTACAAACTCGCATTCTGAGTGATGATGACTACGCTAAACTTCTGTCAGGTGTAGATCACACCTGGTTAGTGGAAAGAATGAAAAATACAGGGCTGTTTAAGCCAAATGTGCGGCGTAAATGTCACT ctGCTCTTCTTTTGAAATACTCCAAGAAATCTGGGCAGTGGACCGCTCAAGAAACCGCTGTCTATATCGGAGACTACCTGAGTGTGACCAAGAAAGGAAGACAAAGAGATGCCTTTTGGATACACTTTCTACATCAAGAAGAGACTCTGGGAAG ATACATTGGTAAAGAGTACAAGGATGAGAAAGAGCTTGTTCACCATTTTAGTGATGTGGAAAGGCAAATGACTGCCCAGTACTATGTGACGGAATTCAACAAAAGACTCTACGAGCAAAAAATCCCAACCCAAATTTTTTACATCCCATCAGTAGTACTCTTG TTACTAGAAGGCAAATCTATAAAGGGATGTGTAAGTGTGGAACCCTACATGCTGGGAGAATTTGTGAAGTTATCCAATAACACTAAAATAGTAAAACTGGAATACAAAGCCACAGAATATGGACTTGCTTATGGCCATTTCTGCTATGAATTTTCTCAAGGCACAGATGTGGTGGTTGATTTACAAG gctGGGTGACTGGTAATGGGAAAGGCCTCATTTACCTCACTGATCCTCAGATTCATTCTGTCTCTCAGAAAGATGCATCTTGCCTGACAAACTTTGGAAAGAAAGGGATTTACTATTTCTTCAACAATCAGCACACAGAATGTAATGATATTTGCCGCCTCCTTTCTCTAACAAGACCATCAGTTGAAAAACCAAACTGA
- the alpk1 gene encoding alpha-protein kinase 1 isoform X2: MGARIMNNQNTVASLLQECKQVLDQLPPELDQSNQDKNEDQQNRALLPDDLWTLIEEAKEMKWPFVPERWQYKQAVGIEDKTNLQDMINARLHDLLIYLKTSIAARDYVTAAAIVFLIDRFLYWVDGSSQLLQIAKKLHKLQPTTPIAPQLVIRQARVSVNSGKLLKAEYILSSLINNNGATGVWKYAKESDRILVQAVCIQIRGQILQKLGMWYEAAELIWASILGYFTLPQPDKKGIATSLGILADIFVSMSENDYDRFKNNYQFDLQNLLKEFDHRLLSAAEACKLAAVFSQFTPLFVLTAMNIRGTCLLSYSCSSVCPSEEQMLYLSEAKESFEIGILSKKNEEPITSKQELHSFVKAAFCLTKVHQQLYGESEKLTWINQLCQDALEKVYIYSHSRHTGQQDKEQLAKDIMGIIMSVKEQLNVQSFHNSDAKSYIPDSYKMCIDKQIVSHDLNFENVLKIHSQHHEAVCEVFESACKSRKMRSEECKTGACITTLKTETRNVDTVCITEEKSYHGGVKIPFPQKARKNHESTKGQKRNKLIRNAAVDYSLDEETECEYEGRSQNSADGISDGSQNRSEISSSLRSWSKFSRSSSSSFSWEEIGCKASELPQDNIQNEKISMEKERACSPKLNEDALSNGVTETGPNFKHLEEKIDAAKEPHSDISSTNLIRNTESLSLVTRLSSEQDPFRISISRTRDSTKNSGGTSYHNQCSAGSEHGEDPECDEPIARHLWPLVDPEGETVDTADDTQMHLHQPNDKMTSTSINNDVSEYDNFVLNWINKSTPTRPKPGSSEMPDVDPQAETATEWEYVSDSARKSLDNLAGIDVIREQQNYKPGTTSVPSGRDNKPLANQSSYCAATEEGDDEKQKDILSISHSSGSSMKSWYKAPHFSSSFSELGSPYFLNSSVSSFLFMEMTKEQILQTRILSDDDYAKLLSGVDHTWLVERMKNTGLFKPNVRRKCHYEATVILHCCS; encoded by the exons atttatttGAAAACTTCTATTGCTGCCAGGGATTATGTGACAGCAGCTGCTATTGTGTTCCTGATTGATCGGTTCTTATATTGGGTTGACGGCTCCAGCCAACTTCTTCAGATTGCCAAAAAGCTGCACAAACTTCAACCTACTACGCCAATTGCCCCTCAGTTGGTGATACGCCAAGCTCGTGTCTCGGTAAATTCAG GTAAACTGTTAAAGGCCGAATATATCCTTAGCAGTCTTATTAACAACAATGGAGCCACAG gtGTGTGGAAATATGCTAAAGAAAGTGATCGGATCCTTGTACAAGCAGTTTGCATACAGATCAGAGGACAGATTCTACAGAAATTAG GAATGTGGTACGAAGCAGCTGAGCTAATCTGGGCCTCAATTTTGGGTTACTTTACACTTCCCCAGCCAGACAAAAAG GGGATTGCTACATCATTGGGGATTTTGGCTGACATCTTTGTCTCCATGAGTGAAAATGATTATGACCGTTTCAAAAATAATTATCAGTTTGATCTG caaaacctcctTAAAGAGTTTGACCATCGTTTACTTTCAGCTGCTGAAGCTTGCAAGCTGGCAGCAGTCTTCAGCCAGTTTACCCCTCTGTTTGTGCTCACAGCAATG AATATTCGTGGAACGTGTCTGCTGTCTTATAGCTGCTCAAGCGTCTGTCCTTCAGAAGagcaaatgttgtatttgtctgAAGCAAAAGAGTCATTTGAAATTGGTATTCTCAGTAAGAAGAATGAAGAACCCATCACCAGCAAACAGGAACTCCACAGTTTTGTTAAGGCTGCTTTCTGCCTTACAAAAGTGCACCAGCAACTTTATGGGGAGAGTGAGAAACTTACTTGGATTAACCAGTTGTGTCAGGATGCCTTGGAGAAAGTATATATTTATAGTCATTCAAGACACACTGGGCAGCAAGACAAAGAACAGCTGGCCAAGGATATCATGGGCATAATCATGTCTGTTAAGGAGCAACTGAATGTGCAGAGTTTCCATAATTCTGATGCCAAGTCTTACATTCCAGATAGCTACAAAATGTGCATTGACAAGCAGATTGTCAGTCATGACTTGAATTTTGAGAATGTCCTCAAAATACACTCCCAGCATCATGAAGCAGTCTGTGAGGTTTTTGAAAGTGCTTGCAAGAGCCGAAAGATGAGATCAGAAGAATGCAAAACGGGAGCCTGTATAACCACTTTGAAAACTGAAACCAGAAATGTAGACACAGTGTGTATTACTGAAGAAAAGTCATATCATGGAGGTGTGAAGATTCCATTTCCACAAAAGGCAAGGAAAAATCATGAGAGTACTAAGGGCCAAAAACGAAATAAATTAATCCGTAATGCTGCAGTAGATTATTCCCTTGATGAAGAAACAGAGTGTGAATATGAAGGTAGGAGTCAAAACAGTGCTGATGGCATTTCGGATGGTTCTCAAAACAGGAGTGAAATTTCCAGTTCACTGAGGTCATGGAGCAAGTTTTCCAGGTCAAGCTCCTCTTCCTTTAGTTGGGAAGAAATTGGTTGCAAGGCAAGTGAACTGCCCCAAGATAATATACAGAATGAAAAGATCAGTATGGAGAAGGAGCGAGCTTGCTCTCCAAAATTGAATGAAGATGCCTTGAGTAATGGAGTTACAGAAACAGGCCCAAATTtcaaacatttggaagaaaaaatagaTGCTGCCAAAGAGCCACACAGTGATATCAGTAGTACCAACTTGATACGTAACACTGAGTCTTTGAGTCTTGTTACAAGGCTCAGTTCTGAACAAGATCCATTTCGAATTAGCATTTCCAGGACCAGGGACAGCACCAAGAACTCTGGTGGAACATCTTACCATAATCAATGCAGTGCTGGGAGTGAACATGGAGAAGATCCTGAATGTGATGAACCAATTGCTAGACATCTTTGGCCACTGGTTGATCCAGAAGGAGAAACAGTGGACACAGCTGATGATACCCAAATGCATTTACATCAACCTAATGATAAGATGACATCTACTTCCATAAACAACGATGTGTCTGAATATGACAATTTTGTCCTAAATTGGATTAACAAATCAACCCCTACCAGACCTAAACCTGGCTCATCTGAAATGCCTGATGTTGATCCCCAAGCAGAAACAGCAACAGAGTGGGAATATGTTTCTGATAGTGCCAGAAAGTCACTAGATAACCTTGCTGGCATAGATGTAATAAGAGAACAACAAAATTACAAACCTGGGACCACAAGTGTTCCTTCAGGGAGGGATAACAAACCATTAGCAAATCAATCTAGCTATTGTGCTGCAACCGAAGAAGGTGATGATGAAAAGCAAAAGGACATTTTGAGCATCAGTCACAGTTCAGGCTCCTCTATGAAATCATGGTACAAAGCTCCCCATTTTTCCAGCAGTTTTTCAGAACTGGGGAGTCCTTATTTTTTGAACTCTAGTGTAAGCTCTTTTCTTTTTATGGAAATGACAAAAGAACAAATCCTACAAACTCGCATTCTGAGTGATGATGACTACGCTAAACTTCTGTCAGGTGTAGATCACACCTGGTTAGTGGAAAGAATGAAAAATACAGGGCTGTTTAAGCCAAATGTGCGGCGTAAATGTCACT ATGAAGCTACTGTCATACTACACTGTTGCAGTTAA